One genomic region from Spirosoma sp. KCTC 42546 encodes:
- a CDS encoding PadR family transcriptional regulator → MRRAFLGEFEEIVLLVVAACLTDAYGVNVWEDVQQQTGRSITMSAVHATLYRLEEKGYLASTMGGATAERGGRRKRFFTLTPLGVRALNDIQEVRSRLWKAIPPGKFQLIGG, encoded by the coding sequence ATGCGAAGAGCCTTCTTGGGGGAGTTTGAAGAAATTGTGTTACTGGTTGTGGCCGCCTGCCTGACAGATGCCTATGGGGTCAACGTCTGGGAGGATGTTCAGCAGCAGACCGGACGCTCAATAACCATGAGTGCTGTGCATGCCACGCTCTACCGACTGGAAGAGAAGGGCTATCTGGCCTCAACAATGGGTGGCGCAACGGCCGAACGGGGTGGGAGACGCAAACGATTTTTTACGCTGACACCCCTGGGCGTACGGGCGTTAAATGATATCCAGGAGGTGCGAAGTCGCCTTTGGAAAGCTATTCCACCGGGCAAGTTTCAATTGATTGGGGGGTAA
- a CDS encoding YihY/virulence factor BrkB family protein, with translation MATKKTNTDKGFFSNAWIVLRDSFNGFLDDRCLKLSAALAYYTIFSLAPLLVLVISLTSIFFGEEAIRGEIFGQINGLVGNEAAKQIQDMIKSVGLSGKTSTALAIGIVTLVLGATSIFVEIQDSVNLIWRVKPKPKKGWLKLIKDRLLSSSLVVSLGFLLLVSLIVNGMVLALSNQLTRFLPGFGVYVISAINFLISTSVITILFGVIFKVLPDAKIGWKDVRWGAIFTALLFMLGRYLIGLYIETTSTSSTYGAAGSLIVILTWIYYTAAILYFGAEFTQAYANHFGIRIEPADYAVYVEQTEREREVSKIPIQQKVEQAKK, from the coding sequence ATGGCAACTAAGAAAACTAACACCGATAAAGGCTTCTTTTCAAACGCCTGGATTGTCTTACGTGATTCATTCAATGGCTTCCTTGATGACCGTTGTTTGAAATTGAGTGCTGCTCTGGCCTATTACACTATTTTTTCGCTGGCTCCGCTGCTCGTACTGGTCATCTCCCTGACTAGTATCTTTTTTGGCGAAGAAGCCATTCGTGGCGAAATATTCGGCCAGATCAATGGTCTGGTAGGCAATGAAGCCGCCAAGCAGATTCAGGACATGATAAAAAGCGTGGGCCTGTCGGGGAAAACCAGTACTGCCCTGGCTATTGGCATTGTTACGCTGGTGCTCGGTGCAACCAGTATCTTCGTCGAAATTCAGGATTCGGTTAATCTGATCTGGCGGGTTAAACCTAAGCCGAAGAAAGGCTGGCTAAAACTGATTAAAGACCGATTGTTGTCTTCTTCGTTGGTAGTTAGTCTGGGCTTCCTCCTGCTGGTATCGTTAATTGTTAACGGAATGGTGCTAGCGTTAAGCAATCAACTCACGCGTTTTTTACCCGGATTTGGCGTTTATGTAATTAGTGCGATCAATTTTCTGATCAGCACCTCGGTCATTACAATTTTGTTTGGTGTTATTTTCAAAGTACTGCCCGATGCCAAAATAGGCTGGAAAGATGTGCGTTGGGGAGCCATCTTTACGGCGCTGCTGTTCATGCTCGGGCGCTACCTGATTGGTTTGTACATCGAAACCACCAGCACCAGTTCGACCTATGGCGCAGCTGGCTCTCTGATCGTCATTCTGACGTGGATCTATTACACAGCTGCTATTCTCTATTTCGGAGCGGAATTCACGCAAGCCTATGCCAATCATTTCGGTATCCGAATTGAACCCGCCGACTACGCGGTGTACGTAGAACAAACTGAACGCGAGCGCGAAGTTTCCAAAATACCAATCCAGCAAAAAGTGGAGCAGGCTAAGAAATAA
- a CDS encoding glycoside hydrolase family 130 protein, with protein MIRLFLILSLLPSCLLAQSKPEKPWMLGPFQKENAYNPILAAKTNTTFSCPVRHETVRWEEKDVYNPSAVVRNGKVYMIYRAEDTVRRVGGTSRLGLAVSSDGIHFKRMPKPVFYPANDPMKIYEWEGGCEDPRVVESANGVYVMTYTAYDGDKARLCVATSRNLINWHKQGLAFDDVDNGKYRNNWSKSGAIVCKRVGSRLVAQKINGHYWMYWGDKPQLRLATSDDLLHWKPLDTEGGKPLVVAESRKGKHDYRLIEPGPFAMLTPNGILLIYNGMNDAKNGDVNLAEGAYAGGQLLFDANDPTKLIDRSENHFIKPDQPYEMEGQVNQVCFLEGMVPFRGRWFLYYGTADSKIGVAVAKQ; from the coding sequence ATGATCCGTTTATTCTTAATTCTTTCCCTATTACCCAGTTGCCTACTGGCCCAGTCGAAACCTGAAAAGCCCTGGATGCTTGGGCCGTTTCAAAAAGAGAATGCGTACAACCCGATTTTGGCGGCTAAAACCAATACAACATTCAGTTGCCCGGTACGCCATGAAACGGTTCGCTGGGAGGAAAAAGATGTATATAATCCATCAGCCGTAGTGCGTAATGGAAAGGTATATATGATTTATCGCGCTGAAGATACGGTTCGACGGGTGGGTGGTACGTCGCGGCTGGGGTTGGCGGTCAGTAGCGATGGAATTCATTTCAAACGAATGCCAAAGCCCGTTTTTTATCCCGCTAACGATCCCATGAAAATCTATGAGTGGGAGGGAGGCTGCGAAGATCCGCGCGTAGTTGAAAGCGCCAATGGCGTGTATGTAATGACCTATACTGCCTACGACGGCGACAAAGCCCGTCTCTGCGTAGCCACATCGCGGAATCTGATTAACTGGCATAAACAAGGCCTGGCTTTCGATGATGTCGACAACGGGAAATACCGTAACAACTGGTCAAAGTCGGGGGCTATTGTTTGCAAACGGGTTGGCAGTCGATTAGTGGCACAGAAAATAAACGGCCACTACTGGATGTATTGGGGAGATAAACCGCAACTCCGCCTGGCCACTTCCGATGACCTGCTGCACTGGAAACCACTTGACACAGAGGGTGGTAAACCACTGGTTGTTGCTGAGTCGCGCAAAGGAAAGCATGACTATCGACTGATTGAACCAGGTCCATTTGCCATGCTGACGCCAAATGGTATTTTGCTGATTTACAATGGGATGAATGATGCAAAGAATGGCGATGTCAATCTGGCTGAAGGAGCCTATGCAGGCGGTCAACTACTTTTCGATGCGAATGATCCGACCAAACTCATTGATCGGTCGGAAAACCACTTTATTAAACCCGACCAGCCTTATGAGATGGAGGGGCAAGTGAATCAGGTATGTTTTCTGGAGGGAATGGTCCCGTTTCGAGGGCGGTGGTTTTTGTACTACGGTACGGCCGACTCGAAAATTGGCGTGGCCGTAGCCAAACAATAA
- a CDS encoding amidase, which yields MQTSRSQTLSFDEYVKQDATALAELVRTGEVTPSELLETAIARAEAVNPKLNVIVTPLYDKGRDMANHLPEAGPLRGVPFLLKDLELEWAGTPMKSGSRGYQNYVSTADSEVIKRLKAAGLVFFGKTNTPEFGLTPYTESKLYGPAHNPWKLTHSPGGSSGGSAAAVAAGIVPAATATDGGGSIRIPASCCGLFGLKPSRARVTLGPNFGELWNGAVAGHAVTRSVRDSAALLDAIAGPLAGDPYGIAPPERPFLQEVGREPGKLRIAFATQALMPSQTTDPECVKAVQETARLLEGLGHTVEEIPLPYEKTIVTEAFFVNVLGETAAVLRQLSEYLGRPVKRTDVELNTWAQARLAEGFSAADAAYQKRRWNTLNRSMGQLHETYDLFLTPTLPRPPIAMGTFQNKDSEERLLKLVDSFGGLKYLNGSKTVEALAERSLGYISFTVITNMTGQPSMSVPLHWSADGLPIGVMFAAKLGDEATLFRLAGQLEQAKPWFDKRPTL from the coding sequence ATGCAAACGTCCCGCTCTCAAACCCTGTCTTTCGACGAATACGTCAAACAGGATGCAACAGCATTAGCTGAACTGGTTCGCACGGGTGAAGTAACCCCCAGCGAACTTCTCGAAACGGCCATTGCGCGAGCTGAAGCCGTTAATCCTAAGCTCAATGTTATTGTAACGCCCCTATATGACAAAGGGCGCGACATGGCCAATCACTTACCGGAGGCTGGACCATTGCGGGGTGTGCCATTCTTATTGAAAGATCTGGAGTTAGAGTGGGCGGGAACACCAATGAAATCGGGCAGCCGGGGCTATCAGAACTATGTATCAACGGCGGATAGCGAAGTGATCAAACGGCTCAAAGCCGCTGGCCTGGTTTTCTTCGGAAAAACCAACACGCCGGAATTTGGCCTGACACCCTACACTGAATCGAAACTGTACGGACCTGCCCATAACCCCTGGAAGTTGACCCACTCGCCGGGTGGGTCGAGTGGTGGGTCAGCTGCTGCTGTAGCTGCTGGAATTGTTCCGGCTGCAACCGCAACCGATGGCGGAGGTTCCATTCGGATTCCGGCTTCATGTTGCGGATTGTTTGGGCTAAAACCCTCACGGGCGCGTGTTACGCTCGGCCCCAACTTTGGTGAGTTATGGAATGGGGCCGTAGCGGGCCATGCTGTTACACGAAGCGTGCGTGATAGTGCGGCTCTGCTGGATGCCATAGCTGGCCCGCTGGCGGGTGATCCATATGGTATTGCGCCACCCGAGCGACCATTTCTACAGGAAGTTGGCCGAGAGCCGGGTAAATTGCGAATTGCATTCGCCACACAGGCGCTAATGCCCTCACAAACGACTGATCCGGAATGTGTTAAAGCCGTTCAGGAAACGGCCCGATTACTCGAAGGATTAGGGCATACGGTTGAGGAAATTCCCCTTCCCTATGAAAAAACGATTGTTACCGAAGCCTTTTTTGTGAACGTACTCGGCGAAACGGCGGCTGTCCTTCGTCAGTTGAGTGAATACCTGGGGAGGCCCGTTAAACGGACGGATGTAGAGTTAAATACCTGGGCGCAGGCACGACTGGCTGAAGGCTTCTCAGCTGCTGATGCTGCTTATCAGAAACGCCGGTGGAATACGCTCAACCGCAGTATGGGGCAACTGCACGAAACCTATGATCTGTTTCTGACGCCAACCTTACCCCGGCCGCCTATTGCGATGGGTACATTTCAAAACAAGGACTCGGAAGAGCGTCTTTTAAAATTAGTTGACTCCTTCGGCGGTTTGAAATACCTGAATGGCAGCAAAACGGTAGAGGCATTGGCCGAACGGTCACTGGGCTACATTTCGTTTACGGTCATTACCAATATGACTGGTCAACCGTCCATGTCGGTACCGCTGCACTGGTCGGCAGATGGGTTGCCTATTGGCGTTATGTTTGCGGCTAAACTCGGCGATGAAGCAACTCTGTTTCGGCTTGCGGGGCAGTTGGAACAGGCCAAGCCGTGGTTTGATAAACGGCCGACTTTGTAA
- a CDS encoding ABC transporter permease, with protein sequence MNAPPRWADRLLETFLSPRLLEDVQGDLHEVFYKRIQEVGLSKARREYGWAVLHYLRPYFFKSFRRSGQRTSSYYSTYPQPSLFQFDMICNYLKIAWRNIAHNKSFSAINILGLALGMACCFVIVLWIQDELSVDAYHANGPQLYNVMERQFYDGKVEAGNGTPALLAEELKKEFPEIAYAAGLSWEEERTFLVGDKLNKEKGRWAGADWFKMYSIPLLAGTAETALNGPNTIAISQKLAQNYFGSPQAAMGKSIRIGNKEDYQVSAVFDVPAASSVTYDYLLSWKDLLNHNEWLKDWGTNALETRIQLVVDRNGVPADPARLEAKMKSFLKSRNPGMTKSGSAIQLFLQPYQEAYLYSNFKNGYQDGGRIDYVRLFGIVAVFILLIACINFMNLATARSVKRAREVGVRKVVGAGRGWLIGQFIGEAMVLTCMALLIALGAVWLLLPTFNSLTEKHIAFHFTDASFWVILVGMALVTGLIAGSYPALFLSSLNPIRVLKGTVRFGAGARFFRQGLVVFQFALSMLLIIGTIIVYRQIDFIQTKNLGFDREGMLYVSSEGELGPKYNTFKEELLQMPGIQSVTKMDGTPTNGFGSTGNVQWPGKDPKASIQFQFSKVDYDFTKTLKVKVTGRDFSKAFGADSANFLINETAARRIGYNDPIGKPLTMWGKTGTIVGVIADYHQSSMHTAIEPFIAKLGDGQIIIVRVKPGQTKQALASLEVLARQLNPKFPFRYRFADEAFQTLYRSETVVGSLANYFAFLAIFISCLGLFGLAAFTAEQRTKEIGVRKVLGASVMSVVALLSQDFLKLVLVAILISSPLAWFGMSRWLQEYVYKIDLSWWIFALAGLLAIGIALLTISFQSIKAALMNPVKSLRSE encoded by the coding sequence ATGAATGCACCACCCCGCTGGGCCGACCGTCTGTTAGAAACCTTCCTGTCTCCTCGTCTTTTGGAAGATGTGCAGGGGGATTTGCATGAGGTGTTTTATAAACGTATTCAGGAAGTGGGTCTTTCTAAAGCCCGTCGGGAGTATGGATGGGCGGTGTTACATTATTTGAGGCCGTACTTTTTTAAATCGTTCCGGCGCTCCGGCCAACGGACATCTAGTTACTACAGTACATATCCTCAACCCTCATTATTTCAGTTTGATATGATTTGCAATTATCTGAAAATCGCCTGGCGGAACATCGCCCACAACAAATCGTTTTCGGCTATCAATATCCTGGGCTTGGCCCTTGGAATGGCCTGTTGCTTCGTTATTGTGCTCTGGATTCAGGATGAACTCAGCGTAGACGCCTATCATGCCAACGGTCCGCAGCTTTATAATGTGATGGAGCGTCAGTTTTACGATGGCAAGGTAGAGGCTGGGAACGGGACCCCTGCTTTGCTTGCTGAGGAATTGAAAAAAGAATTTCCCGAAATCGCATATGCGGCCGGGCTTTCCTGGGAAGAAGAACGCACGTTTTTGGTGGGGGATAAGCTCAATAAAGAGAAAGGACGATGGGCCGGGGCCGATTGGTTTAAAATGTACAGTATTCCATTACTGGCTGGCACCGCCGAAACCGCCTTGAACGGGCCGAATACCATTGCGATCTCACAAAAACTAGCGCAAAACTATTTTGGTAGCCCGCAGGCGGCTATGGGTAAAAGCATTCGGATCGGCAACAAAGAGGATTATCAGGTTAGCGCCGTTTTTGATGTCCCGGCAGCCAGCTCGGTAACCTACGACTATCTGCTGAGTTGGAAGGACCTGCTAAATCATAACGAATGGTTGAAAGATTGGGGGACCAACGCGCTTGAAACCCGCATTCAGCTAGTTGTAGATCGGAATGGCGTACCTGCTGATCCGGCCCGTCTGGAAGCCAAGATGAAGTCGTTTCTGAAAAGCCGCAATCCGGGCATGACCAAGAGCGGTTCTGCTATTCAGCTTTTTCTGCAACCCTATCAGGAGGCTTATCTGTATTCCAATTTCAAGAACGGTTATCAGGATGGGGGGCGTATTGACTATGTACGGCTGTTTGGGATTGTGGCCGTTTTTATCCTGCTGATTGCCTGCATCAATTTTATGAATCTGGCAACAGCTCGCTCCGTTAAACGAGCCCGTGAGGTGGGCGTTCGAAAAGTGGTTGGTGCCGGGCGTGGCTGGCTAATCGGGCAGTTTATTGGCGAGGCTATGGTACTGACATGCATGGCTTTACTGATTGCGCTGGGCGCTGTCTGGCTGTTGCTGCCTACCTTCAATAGCCTGACGGAGAAGCATATTGCGTTTCATTTTACCGATGCTTCATTCTGGGTTATCTTGGTCGGGATGGCACTTGTTACGGGTTTGATTGCCGGAAGCTACCCTGCCCTCTTTCTATCGTCGCTAAACCCGATTCGGGTATTGAAAGGTACTGTACGATTCGGGGCAGGCGCGCGATTTTTCCGGCAGGGACTGGTGGTTTTTCAATTTGCCCTGTCAATGTTGCTCATCATCGGAACCATCATCGTATACCGACAAATCGACTTTATTCAAACCAAGAATCTAGGATTTGATCGGGAGGGAATGCTTTATGTGTCGTCTGAGGGCGAGCTGGGGCCTAAATACAATACGTTTAAGGAAGAGTTGTTGCAAATGCCGGGGATTCAGTCCGTAACCAAAATGGATGGCACACCCACCAATGGATTTGGAAGTACAGGAAATGTGCAGTGGCCTGGAAAAGACCCGAAAGCCAGCATTCAGTTTCAGTTCTCTAAGGTTGATTACGATTTCACGAAAACGTTGAAAGTAAAAGTTACCGGGCGAGATTTTTCGAAGGCTTTTGGGGCAGATTCGGCCAATTTCCTCATTAACGAAACGGCTGCCCGGCGGATTGGCTACAACGATCCAATTGGTAAACCACTGACCATGTGGGGCAAAACCGGAACCATTGTGGGGGTTATTGCCGACTACCACCAAAGCTCGATGCATACCGCCATTGAACCATTTATCGCCAAATTAGGCGACGGGCAAATTATTATTGTGCGCGTTAAACCTGGACAGACGAAACAGGCACTCGCGAGTCTGGAAGTGCTGGCTCGGCAACTAAATCCAAAGTTTCCGTTCCGGTACCGGTTTGCCGATGAAGCGTTTCAGACCTTGTACCGTAGCGAAACCGTTGTTGGATCGCTGGCTAACTACTTTGCCTTTCTGGCCATTTTCATCTCCTGTTTAGGATTGTTCGGGCTGGCGGCTTTTACTGCCGAACAACGCACAAAGGAAATCGGGGTTCGTAAGGTACTGGGCGCGTCGGTGATGAGTGTCGTTGCGCTGCTTTCACAGGATTTTCTAAAACTGGTCCTGGTCGCTATCCTCATTTCGTCGCCACTTGCATGGTTTGGGATGAGCCGTTGGTTACAGGAGTACGTCTACAAAATTGATCTCTCCTGGTGGATTTTTGCCTTGGCCGGATTGCTGGCAATCGGAATCGCATTGCTGACAATCAGTTTTCAGAGTATAAAAGCCGCCTTGATGAACCCGGTGAAGAGCTTGCGGAGTGAGTAG
- a CDS encoding GNAT family N-acetyltransferase, translated as MHIDCGLCTIRSWKRGDEQNLPHYANNKEIWLNLRDRFPHPYTQADAHQWIELVVGASPETNFAITVENKAVGGIGLVLHEDIERCSAEVGYWLGETYWGRGILTAALKAFTQYALDEFVLTRLYAVPFLRNTASMKVLEKAGYQREGIMRRSAIKDGQVIDQALYAYVV; from the coding sequence ATGCATATTGACTGTGGCCTATGCACCATCCGTTCCTGGAAACGGGGCGATGAACAGAACCTGCCTCATTATGCCAACAACAAAGAGATTTGGCTGAACCTGCGAGATCGCTTTCCACATCCCTATACACAAGCCGATGCGCATCAATGGATTGAGTTAGTGGTGGGTGCTTCTCCTGAAACGAACTTTGCTATCACTGTCGAGAACAAAGCAGTAGGGGGTATCGGTTTGGTTCTCCATGAAGACATAGAGCGTTGTTCGGCTGAAGTAGGATACTGGTTAGGCGAAACGTACTGGGGACGTGGCATTCTGACAGCCGCTTTAAAGGCCTTTACTCAATACGCCCTGGATGAATTTGTACTAACTCGCCTGTATGCCGTTCCGTTCCTTCGTAATACGGCTTCAATGAAAGTGCTCGAAAAAGCAGGCTATCAACGGGAAGGTATCATGCGTCGAAGTGCGATTAAGGATGGCCAGGTCATCGATCAGGCTTTATATGCTTATGTCGTTTAA
- a CDS encoding PadR family transcriptional regulator encodes MRRTYLGEFEEVVLLMVAILDGEGYGVTVSQALEEHTGRIVTFGTVHNTLIRLEEKGFVTSELGGGTTERGGRRKRLFRVTALGSRALQDIQQLRQELWQLIPPKTVQLSGL; translated from the coding sequence ATGCGTCGCACGTATTTAGGCGAGTTTGAGGAAGTAGTGTTGCTGATGGTAGCGATTCTGGATGGGGAAGGTTATGGGGTTACCGTCAGCCAAGCATTGGAGGAGCACACGGGCCGAATCGTAACGTTCGGCACAGTACACAATACCCTTATCCGTTTGGAAGAAAAAGGGTTTGTGACTTCGGAATTAGGTGGAGGTACGACTGAACGGGGTGGACGGCGCAAGCGCCTGTTCCGGGTGACAGCCCTGGGCAGCCGGGCGCTTCAGGACATTCAGCAACTCCGGCAGGAGCTTTGGCAACTAATTCCACCTAAAACGGTACAGTTAAGTGGTTTATGA
- a CDS encoding sodium/solute symporter (Members of the Solute:Sodium Symporter (SSS), TC 2.A.21 as described in tcdb.org, catalyze solute:Na+ symport. Known solutes for members of the family include sugars, amino acids, nucleosides, inositols, vitamins, urea or anions, depending on the system.) — MNQLTLTDYVIFFLYFIGVSSYGYWIYRRNQKTKQDTKDFFLAEGSLTWWAIGASLIASNISAEQFIGMSGDGYRFGVAIAVYEWLAAISLIIVAVWFIPIYLKNHIYTMPQFLSTRYNETVSLIMAVFWLFLYVFVNLTSILFLGALAISSLVGGDSFHTIIICLSLFAIFITLGGMNVIGYTDVIQVMVLIIGGLVTTYLALQQVSLTLGLDGGIISGLGAMIKDADDHFHMIFEKPDPGASQPDIKRYLTLPGIAMYLGGMWVVNLNYWGCNQYITQRALGADLKTARTGILFAALLKIFMPIIVMLPGIAAYVIHKNGGLQGEMLRNGVVSGDNAYSAVLTFLPTGLKGLSVAALTAAIVASLAGKANSISTIFTLDIYQKYINKNASEARSLWIGRITILVAVALSIALAWEDALGIGGEGGFTFIQKYTGYISPGIFAVFLLGFFWKRTTGVAAIVGILGGFGFAVLFNNFAPRLFGPETIMYSSFLNSEGVYEIPFLVAMGWAFFLTVGLMILISLAGPKINPKGLAIDSSMFKLAPTNLAMAVIIVMLVSMLYIRFW, encoded by the coding sequence ATGAACCAACTTACCTTAACCGATTACGTTATTTTCTTTCTCTATTTTATCGGTGTTTCTTCGTACGGCTACTGGATTTACCGTCGAAATCAAAAAACCAAACAAGACACTAAAGATTTCTTTCTGGCCGAGGGGTCACTAACCTGGTGGGCCATCGGAGCGTCCCTGATTGCCTCTAACATCTCCGCTGAGCAGTTCATTGGTATGTCGGGCGATGGCTATCGCTTCGGGGTCGCTATTGCGGTGTATGAATGGCTGGCGGCAATCTCACTAATCATTGTAGCAGTGTGGTTCATTCCCATTTATCTCAAGAACCACATCTACACGATGCCGCAGTTTCTGAGCACGCGCTACAACGAAACGGTAAGCCTGATCATGGCCGTTTTCTGGCTGTTCCTGTACGTATTTGTCAACCTGACTTCCATTTTATTCCTTGGTGCGCTGGCTATCAGCAGCCTGGTAGGGGGCGACAGTTTTCATACCATCATTATCTGCCTGAGTCTGTTCGCGATTTTCATCACCCTGGGTGGCATGAATGTCATTGGATATACGGATGTTATTCAGGTTATGGTGCTTATCATTGGTGGTCTGGTTACTACCTATCTGGCCCTGCAACAGGTTAGCCTGACATTAGGACTGGACGGGGGTATTATTTCGGGACTGGGTGCCATGATCAAAGATGCCGACGACCATTTCCACATGATTTTCGAAAAACCGGATCCTGGTGCGTCCCAGCCTGACATCAAGCGCTACCTAACGTTGCCGGGTATTGCTATGTATCTCGGTGGCATGTGGGTTGTTAATCTCAACTACTGGGGTTGTAATCAGTACATTACCCAGCGTGCCCTGGGGGCCGACCTTAAAACGGCCCGTACCGGTATTCTCTTCGCAGCCCTGCTCAAGATTTTTATGCCAATCATCGTTATGCTGCCCGGCATTGCCGCTTATGTGATTCACAAGAATGGCGGGCTACAGGGCGAAATGCTCCGCAACGGGGTTGTATCGGGCGATAATGCTTACTCGGCAGTACTTACGTTCTTGCCAACCGGTCTGAAAGGCTTGTCGGTAGCCGCTCTGACAGCCGCTATTGTGGCTTCGCTGGCGGGTAAAGCCAACTCGATTTCGACCATTTTTACCCTCGATATTTACCAGAAGTACATTAACAAAAACGCGAGTGAAGCTCGTTCACTCTGGATTGGGCGAATCACCATTCTGGTGGCGGTAGCATTATCTATTGCGCTGGCCTGGGAGGATGCGCTTGGTATTGGTGGTGAAGGTGGCTTTACGTTCATTCAAAAATATACCGGCTACATCAGCCCCGGTATTTTCGCGGTGTTTTTGCTAGGTTTCTTTTGGAAACGCACCACTGGTGTCGCGGCTATCGTTGGCATTTTGGGAGGCTTTGGTTTTGCGGTTCTGTTTAACAACTTCGCTCCCAGGCTGTTCGGCCCCGAAACGATCATGTATTCCTCATTCCTGAACAGCGAGGGCGTGTACGAGATTCCGTTCTTGGTTGCCATGGGCTGGGCGTTCTTTTTGACCGTTGGCCTGATGATACTCATCAGTCTGGCCGGGCCAAAAATAAACCCTAAAGGACTGGCTATCGACTCGTCCATGTTCAAACTGGCACCAACCAACCTGGCAATGGCTGTTATTATTGTGATGCTGGTTTCAATGCTTTACATCCGATTCTGGTAA
- a CDS encoding MFS transporter — MTSSSNSLRPLFTLPVIVAALGYFVDVYDLLLFNIVRVPSLKDLGLSEADISLVGGKIINYQQAGLLVGGILWGILGDKRGRLSVLFGSIITYSVANLLCGFVHDPQLYAWLRFIAGLGLAGELGAGITLVSEILPPRLRGYGSSLVAGVGLLGAVVAYFTVTLFDWRTTYFIGGGLGLGLLLLRVSILESGMFKRAQQTGVSRGNFWALFRGKNQTLRYLRCMGIALPTYLVIGILTTFGNEFGKALGIQEAIQPGRCVMFTYIGMVIGDLLSGALSQWLQSRKKAIGLMMGMAFLFMAIYLFGGISSTSTFYAVCVAMGFSIGYIAMFLTITAESFGTNLRATATTSVANNVRATTLLTIPAFQAMKPSLGVIHSAAIVAIICFGLGLWSLLTMEETYGKELDYSE, encoded by the coding sequence ATGACCTCCTCTTCTAACTCCCTACGCCCGTTGTTCACCCTTCCAGTCATTGTAGCTGCATTGGGGTATTTTGTGGACGTATATGATCTTCTATTATTCAATATTGTCCGGGTCCCTAGTTTGAAAGACCTTGGCCTGTCTGAAGCTGACATCTCCCTGGTTGGTGGTAAGATTATCAATTATCAACAGGCCGGTTTGCTGGTTGGCGGCATCCTATGGGGTATTTTGGGCGATAAACGGGGAAGACTGTCTGTCCTGTTTGGGAGCATTATTACCTATTCTGTGGCGAACCTTCTCTGTGGTTTTGTTCACGATCCCCAACTCTATGCCTGGCTCCGATTTATAGCTGGGCTGGGTCTGGCTGGAGAATTGGGAGCAGGTATCACCTTGGTAAGTGAAATTTTACCCCCACGTCTACGTGGGTACGGGTCGTCGTTGGTGGCCGGTGTAGGCTTGTTAGGCGCAGTGGTAGCCTACTTTACCGTTACCCTGTTCGACTGGCGTACAACTTACTTCATTGGTGGTGGGCTGGGTTTAGGCTTACTACTCCTGCGGGTAAGTATCCTCGAATCAGGTATGTTCAAACGTGCCCAGCAAACGGGCGTGTCGAGAGGAAATTTCTGGGCTTTATTTCGAGGAAAAAATCAGACTCTACGCTATTTACGTTGCATGGGTATCGCTCTTCCGACCTATCTGGTTATCGGCATTCTAACCACCTTCGGGAATGAATTCGGGAAAGCCTTAGGCATTCAGGAGGCCATTCAGCCAGGGCGTTGCGTGATGTTTACATATATCGGTATGGTTATCGGCGATTTGTTAAGTGGTGCTTTAAGTCAATGGCTCCAGTCACGCAAGAAAGCCATTGGCCTTATGATGGGAATGGCGTTCCTTTTTATGGCCATTTACTTATTTGGCGGGATTAGCTCAACAAGCACATTCTATGCCGTCTGTGTGGCAATGGGCTTTAGTATCGGCTACATTGCTATGTTCCTGACCATTACGGCGGAGAGCTTCGGCACCAATCTCCGGGCTACAGCTACCACGTCTGTAGCCAACAACGTTCGGGCAACTACATTGCTTACGATTCCGGCTTTTCAAGCTATGAAACCTTCGTTGGGTGTGATCCACTCAGCGGCCATTGTCGCCATCATCTGCTTCGGCCTTGGCCTCTGGTCATTGCTCACGATGGAGGAAACGTACGGAAAAGAGCTGGATTACAGCGAATAA